The following are encoded in a window of Acropora muricata isolate sample 2 chromosome 6, ASM3666990v1, whole genome shotgun sequence genomic DNA:
- the LOC136920813 gene encoding uncharacterized protein isoform X2, producing the protein MIPAVADSCSVRLDKVNRKVYKFRALVFRQDAKGNNKEAYINSEKSCKIEVLQAPLTRGILSQERKTEWKCTYGELVSKTKCLQQNEQKLSGLTQKRSNTSQDISNDCETLRKERQRVRFKESQSRDKAETPTCPTCRQIIANEAKDYSCFMEKSDAGGNQQYRPAISRKKPTR; encoded by the exons ATGATTCCCGCCGTCGCAGATTCGTGCTCAGTTCGCCTTGATAAAGTGAACAGAAAAGTCTACAAATTCCGAGCGCTTGTTTTCAGACAAG ATGCTAAAGGAAACAACAAGGAAGCTTACATTAACAGTGAAAAAAGCTGTAAAATCGAAGTATTGCAAGCACCCTTAACAAG GGGAATTCTATCGCAAGAGAGAAAAACCGAATGGAAATGCACGTACGGCGAGCTTGTGAGCAAAACAAAATGTCTTCAACAGAACGAACAAAAGTTATCTGGGCTGACACAGAAAAGATCGAATACATCGCAAGATATCTCGAATGATTGTGAAAcgctaagaaaagaaagacaaagagtgCGATTCAAGGAATCACAGAGCCGAGACAAAGCAGAGACTCCCACGTGTCCAACATGTCGTCAAATCATCGCAAATGAAGCAAAGGATTATAGCTGCTTCATGGAGAAATCG GATGCAGGCGGAAATCAGCAGTACAGGCCAGCAATATCAAGAAAGAAACCCACTAGATAA
- the LOC136920813 gene encoding uncharacterized protein isoform X1, whose translation MIPAVADSCSVRLDKVNRKVYKFRALVFRQDAKGNNKEAYINSEKSCKIEVLQAPLTRGILSQERKTEWKCTYGELVSKTKCLQQNEQKLSGLTQKRSNTSQDISNDCETLRKERQRVRFKESQSRDKAETPTCPTCRQIIANEAKDYSCFMEKSKEELVAMLINLKTQCDTSRRKNGYNPTETDLAQTMQAEISSTGQQYQERNPLDNLD comes from the exons ATGATTCCCGCCGTCGCAGATTCGTGCTCAGTTCGCCTTGATAAAGTGAACAGAAAAGTCTACAAATTCCGAGCGCTTGTTTTCAGACAAG ATGCTAAAGGAAACAACAAGGAAGCTTACATTAACAGTGAAAAAAGCTGTAAAATCGAAGTATTGCAAGCACCCTTAACAAG GGGAATTCTATCGCAAGAGAGAAAAACCGAATGGAAATGCACGTACGGCGAGCTTGTGAGCAAAACAAAATGTCTTCAACAGAACGAACAAAAGTTATCTGGGCTGACACAGAAAAGATCGAATACATCGCAAGATATCTCGAATGATTGTGAAAcgctaagaaaagaaagacaaagagtgCGATTCAAGGAATCACAGAGCCGAGACAAAGCAGAGACTCCCACGTGTCCAACATGTCGTCAAATCATCGCAAATGAAGCAAAGGATTATAGCTGCTTCATGGAGAAATCG AAAGAGGAACTTGTT GCGATGCTCATAAACCTCAAAACCCAATGCGATACAAGCAGACGCAAAAATGGCTACAATCCAACAGAAACGGATTTGGCTCAAAC GATGCAGGCGGAAATCAGCAGTACAGGCCAGCAATATCAAGAAAGAAACCCACTAGATAATCTAGACTGA
- the LOC136920809 gene encoding uncharacterized protein translates to MTLDKLPAIRGDLVRTDPDWEKWNFAQLSEAVRLWTKRNPIEERETSEQPNSKRDRPRKLFQARGGDGKPNQCVYCGDVTHRSSECQKISTVNERKQFLARKQLCFNCATPNHRAAECFSKKTCLHCHKRHHSSICDREQTKSGNQTLMTARGNNEGIMPVLTVKVDGIMCRALIDTGAGSSYASAKLLDLLKKKPRETETKRVEMLMSSKVTKLEVYDTVVESLDGNYQMSVKMTKVNKAQLLSIDNPNYGQLINEYPHLQGVKIIDRDTKEQLPIHVVLGSGEYARVKTETKPQIGQDGEPVAEKTKLGWFIMSPGSEFDHNTMLLTQTSQSDYEDLCRLDVLGLADTPEHDQSMVHAEFKEQLQRSPEGWYETGLPWRGNHPELPTNKQGSIRRLSSLTRKLQRINLTDEYDAIIREQLQNNVVEVAPEEIVGKEFYIPHKVVIRETAETTKMRIVYDASARATPESPSLNECLYPGPPLQNKLWDILVRQRAYPVAVTADIQKAFLQIRIRECERDALRFHWRKSEHGKLEILRFTRALFGLAPSPFLLGGVIEAHLDAWEEREPEMVAELRRSLYVDDLLTGGQTTSHAQQRKEEAVQIFSDATFQLHKWHSNVKQLEEDTNLIVASEEQSFAKQQLNVKPTESKMLGLKWDKEQDTLAVVIPEEETQPTKRGILGKLAKIYDPLGLIAPLTLTAKQIYRELCEAKAPWDAKINGALLQRWKKWEEQLPREQQVPRPIASYQEEIQAVELHSFGDASERGVGAAVYAVVRQPSGNTQRLVVAKSRLAKQGLTIPRLELIAAHMATNLLINVRNALDNLPSTKVFGWLDSTVALHWIKGNGQYKQFVANRVAKIQLYKEIEWRYVPTDENPADLASRGALVHSILWQQGPAWLQDKSKWPINPVTRSSPASEVEAKVIKEVLSLAQTKPEPDKFEELLERTSLRRTLRVCAWIKRFIHNCKNKEKKLGPLLTEEIEDVRGWWIKRVQRRDKETTGYPQLSEQLNLKPNAEGVMTCHGRIQGQTPIYLPSSERFTEKLVHQVHCETLHGGVALTMAAVRERYWVPKLRSLVKSVRSKCFGCKRFSATPARNPIPGQLPEDRTTVGGAFEVIGLDFAGPLKYKEGKKSQRNAYLSIFACSLSRAVHLELIASLETDNFISCLKRFIARRGRPRVIYSDNGGTFIKAEKWLRQLRDDERLHGLLEQHEIKWKFNLSRAPWWGGQFERLIGVVKASMYKTIGGATLTWSELSEVLLDVETQVNRRPLSYVEDDVELPILTPATFLYQRTNHLPEEETWRITDRDIRRRAKYLRTCKDQMWSRWQREYLTALRERHNLTHRVTKFQPKRGDVVIVKTDNKNRGTWPLAMVNEVYPGSDGVIRAVQLRTAKSMLERPVQHLYPLELECDLSTPVADPRLNPQAQDSRPKRDAAAAARLRMKQVVDAEQCEP, encoded by the coding sequence ATGACACTGGATAAACTGCCAGCTATTCGTGGAGACCTTGTACGAACAGACCCGGATTGGGAGAAGTGGAATTTCGCCCAGTTGTCAGAGGCAGTGAGACTTTGGACAAAACGAAACCCCATTGAAGAACGGGAAACATCAGAGCAGCCTAATTCGAAACGTGACCGCCCAAGGAAGCTATTCCAAGCACGTGGTGGGGATGGTAAGCCAAACCAATGCGTTTATTGTGGTGATGTGACGCATAGATCATCTGAATGCCAAAAGATCTCAACCGTGAACGAACGAAAGCAGTTTTTGGCAAGAAAGCAGCTATGTTTCAATTGCGCAACACCGAATCACCGCGCCGCGGAATGTTTCAGCAAGAAGACATGCTTACATTGTCACAAACGTCATCACTCTTCGATATGTGATCGTGAACAAACGAAGAGCGGGAACCAGACGTTGATGACAGCCAGAGGAAACAATGAAGGCATCATGCCAGTTTTGACAGTGAAGGTTGATGGTATTATGTGTCGCGCGTTGATAGATACCGGCGCGGGAAGTTCATATGCATCTGCGAAGCTATTGGATCTTCTAAAGAAAAAGCCAAGAGAAACGGAAACAAAACGTGTAGAAATGCTAATGAGCTCCAAGGTAACTAAATTAGAAGTGTACGACACCGTCGTGGAATCTTtagacggaaattaccagatgTCCGTGAAAATGACCAAGGTGAACAAAGCTCAGCTGTTATCGATCGACAACCCAAATTATGGACAATTGATAAATGAGTACCCACATCTGCAAGGAGTCAAAATCATAGACCGTGACACAAAGGAACAACTTCCCATACACGTCGTACTAGGAAGCGGGGAATATGCGCGCGTAAAAACTGAGACAAAGCCTCAAATTGGACAGGACGGAGAACCGGTGGCGGAGAAAACTAAACTTGGATGGTTTATTATGAGTCCGGGATCAGAATTTGACCACAACACGATGCTGCTCACGCAAACATCACAGAGTGACTATGAAGATTTATGCAGGCTTGACGTACTAGGGCTTGCAGACACACCAGAACACGATCAAAGTATGGTGCATGCAGAATTTAAGGAACAACTGCAGCGCTCACCGGAAGGATGGTATGAAACCGGACTACCATGGCGAGGCAATCATCCAGAACtgccaacaaacaaacaaggaagtATACGGCGCCTGTCAAGTTTGACCAGAAAACTGCAGCGCATCAACCTCACCGATGAATACGATGCCATTATACGCGAACAACTCCAGAACAACGTTGTTGAAGTCGCACCGGAAGAAATTGTGGGGAAAGAATTCTACATTCCACACAAAGTAGTGATTAGAGAAACGGCTGAAACGACCAAGATGCGCATAGTCTATGACGCTTCTGCAAGAGCAACGCCAGAGTCACCGTCGCTGAACGAGTGTCTTTATCCTGGTCCTCCATTGCAAAACAAGCTTTGGGACATACTAGTGAGACAGAGAGCATACCCTGTAGCTGTGACCGCAGACATCCAGAAGGCTTTCTTACAAATACGTATCCGGGAGTGTGAACGGGATGCATTAAGATTCCATTGGAGGAAAAGTGAGCACGGGAAGTTAGAGATACTGCGTTTCACTCGTGCCCTGTTTGGACTAGCCCCATCGCCCTTCCTGCTCGGTGGCGTAATCGAGGCCCATTTAGATGCTTGGGAAGAACGAGAACCAGAGATGGTGGCAGAGCTTCGACGCAGCTTGTATGTCGATGATCTACTAACGGGTGGACAAACTACAAGCCACGCCCAGCAGCGAAAAGAGGAAGCCGTTCAGATATTCAGCGACGCAACATTCCAACTCCATAAGTGGCATTCCAACGTCAAACAGCTAGAGGAAGATACAAACCTAATCGTTGCCTCTGAAGAGCAATCATTTGCCAAACAACAACTAAATGTTAAACCAACTGAATCGAAAATGTTAGGACTCAAGTGGGACAAAGAACAAGACACCTTAGCGGTAGTGATACCCGAAGAAGAAACCCAGCCAACGAAGCGAGGAATCCTGGGAAAGTTGGCTAAGATTTATGATCCCTTAGGCCTGATTGCACCATTGACACTAACTGCAAAGCAGATCTATCGTGAGTTGTGTGAGGCCAAAGCACCATGGGACGCGAAGATTAACGGAGCGCTCCTACAACGCTGGAAAAAATGGGAGGAGCAATTACCTCGTGAACAGCAAGTACCGCGACCAATAGCAAGTTATCAAGAAGAAATACAAGCAGTGGAACTACACTCTTTCGGGGACGCATCAGAACGAGGAGTAGGCGCAGCAGTCTATGCAGTTGTACGCCAACCATCTGGGAACACTCAACGATTAGTGGTCGCTAAGAGTCGACTTGCCAAACAGGGGCTGACTATACCACGCCTAGAATTGATTGCAGCGCACATGGCTACCAATCTGTTAATAAACGTACGCAACGCTCTAGATAACTTACCTTCAACAAAGGTGTTTGGATGGTTAGACAGCACCGTCGCACTTCATTGGATTAAGGGAAATGGCCAGTATAAACAGTTTGTCGCGAATCGAGTTGCCAAGATACAATTATACAAGGAGATCGAGTGGAGGTACGTTCCTACGGATGAAAACCCCGCAGACCTAGCGAGCAGAGGCGCTCTAGTTCACTCAATACTTTGGCAACAAGGACCGGCGTGGCTCCAGGACAAGTCCAAGTGGCCAATCAACCCAGTCACTCGATCGTCACCAGCATCAGAAGTTGAAGCTAAAGTCATTAAGGAAGTGCTCAGCCTAGCGCAAACCAAACCAGAACCAGACAAGTTCGAAGAACTCCTCGAACGTACCAGCTTGCGCCGAACCTTAAGAGTCTGCGCATGGATTAAGAGGTTCATTCATAACTGCaagaataaagaaaagaaacttgGGCCCCTGCTTACAGAAGAAATAGAGGACGTACGTGGTTGGTGGATTAAGCGAGTCCAACGGCGAGACAAAGAAACTACCGGGTACCCTCAACTTAGCGAACAACTCAACCTGAAACCCAATGCAGAGGGAGTGATGACTTGCCACGGCCGGATACAAGGGCAAACTCCGATATACCTACCCAGCAGTGAAAGGTTTACAGAAAAGCTGGTTCATCAAGTTCATTGTGAGACGCTGCACGGGGGAGTCGCGCTGACAATGGCCGCAGTAAGAGAGAGATACTGGGTACCGAAACTTCGTAGCTTGGTCAAATCGGTCCGAAGCAAGTGCTTTGGTTGCAAGAGATTCAGTGCAACTCCGGCAAGGAACCCAATACCTGGTCAGTTACCGGAAGATCGAACCACAGTTGGCGGGGCATTTGAAGTCATCGGCTTAGATTTTGCTGGACCATTGAAGTACAAAGAGGGAAAGAAAAGTCAACGAAACGCCTATCTGTCTATCTTCGCTTGTAGTCTTTCAAGGGCTGTACATCTAGAGTTAATAGCCAGCCTGGAGACAGACAACTTTATCTCATGTCTCAAGCGGTTCATCGCTCGTCGCGGACGACCTCGTGTCATCTACTCAGACAATGGCGGTACCTTCATCAAAGCTGAGAAATGGCTACGGCAGTTACGAGACGATGAGCGTCTCCATGGTCTTCTAGAACAACACGAGATCAAATGGAAATTTAACTTGAGCCGCGCCCCTTGGTGGGGGGGTCAGTTCGAGAGACTAATTGGAGTCGTGAAAGCTTCCATGTACAAAACCATTGGTGGCGCTACTCTAACCTGGTCTGAGCTCAGTGAGGTGCTACTCGACGTCGAAACCCAGGTTAATCGCCGTCCATTGAGCTATGTGGAAGATGACGTCGAGTTACCAATTTTAACGCCCGCGACCTTCTTGTACCAGCGAACAAACCATTTGCCGGAAGAGGAAACCTGGAGGATAACAGATCGAGACATCCGGAGACGTGCTAAGTATCTGCGAACCTGTAAGGACCAAATGTGGAGTCGCTGGCAGAGGGAATATCTTACAGCACTAAGAGAAAGACACAATCTGACGCACAGAGTAACCAAGTTCCAACCGAAAAGGGGAGATGTCGTCATTGTGAAAACCGACAACAAAAACCGTGGAACATGGCCTCTGGCCATGGTGAATGAAGTCTACCCGGGCAGTGACGGCGTCATACGCGCAGTCCAACTCAGAACCGCTAAAAGCATGCTGGAGCGTCCAGTACAACATCTGTACCCATTGGAACTCGAGTGTGACCTGAGCACTCCAGTGGCAGACCCGCGCTTAAACCCACAGGCTCAGGATTCCCGCCCTAAAAGAgatgcagcagcagcagcaaggTTGCGAATGAAACAAGTTGTGGATGCTGAGCAGTGTGAACCATGA